ATAGGCTGCATCACCAAATGCCAGCTTGATCGATTGCGTTTCATTGAGATCGTTAAGTTGAGTCGAGGTGCCGTGCAAGTTGACGTAGTCGATATCATCGGCACTCAACCCCGCCTGCTGCAAAGCGTGACGAATGGTTTTCACTCGCGCCACTTTGTCTTCTGCTGGCGCAGTAAAATCAAAGGCATCGGAATAGTTACCGTAGCCTTTGATCTCGCCGAGGATGTTAGCACCACGCGCGATAGCACCTTCGCGCTCTTCGAGGCACAACACCGCCGCCCCCTCAGACAACACAAAACCGTTACGATCCAAGCTAAACGGGCAACTGGCTTTGGTGACATCATCTTGCTCACGCGCCAATGCCCCTAAAATATCGATATTCCATATCGCTGCATCGCTGCGCAATGATTCACCGGCACCAGCCAGCATCATCGCGGCACGGCCACTGCGGATAATTTCGAAGGCATCGCCAATGGCGATAGTACCGGTGGCGCAAGCCGCAATCGGTGAGTTTTGATAACCTCGTAATCCCCAGTACAAGCTGCATGCGGCAGTCCCCGCGTTTGGCATCGACAGGAAACAACCAAAAGGTGTGCCTAGCCCTGTTTCTAAATAACCTTCGTAGTTATCGTGGGTTTCATCCTGACCCGCCCAGCCGCTGCCAATGATGGTGCCGCAATCGAGCAAATCATAATAATCTTCTGGCGATTGTTCACCGAACGCCATCCCCATCGCTTCACGAGCCGCCGCTAAGGCCAGTCGTGCATAGCGTGGTAAACGGCGACGTATCGCCGCAGGGACCGATTTCAGATTGGGTTCAGCATCAAGCAAGCCAAAAAAGCGCGACTTAACGCCTTGCTCAGACTTATCGTAATAACGGTAACCCAATTGGTAATCCATAATGGCGGCCCAACTCTCATCCGCGGTCATGCCCATCGGGGTCACACTACCGTAACCGGTGACGACAACCCGGCGCTGTTTATCTGTATTGGTCATGATTTGATTCCTTGACTGTCCTTACTGTTATCCACGTCAGCGTTAGCCACCCCGCCGCCGAGGGCTAACCATAATTTCATGGTGGCATTCAGGTAGTTATATTGAAGTTCGAGTAAGCTGGTTTCGCTGGTTAGCAGGGCATCCTGCGCATCCAGCAACGTTTGAAATGAGACGGAGCCCGCTTGATATTGGCTGCTAGCCAAACTCAGCCGGCGCTGGCTCAGTTGCAGGTTCTGCCATTGATTCTGTTTTTGCTGCTGGTAGCTCAGCCGCTGTGTCATTGCGTCATCCACATCTTTGAGCGCGCTATAGACTTTGCGGCGAAAATCGACGGCGGCTAATTGCACATCTACCTTTGATTGGTCGATGGTGAGCTGCACGGTATTCCACTGTAAGAAAGGCAATGCACTGTTGATGCTCAAGGTGCGGCTGGGGTTACTAAACCATTGTGAGAACACCGCGCTTCCGGC
The window above is part of the Yersinia massiliensis genome. Proteins encoded here:
- a CDS encoding beta-ketoacyl-[acyl-carrier-protein] synthase family protein — translated: MTNTDKQRRVVVTGYGSVTPMGMTADESWAAIMDYQLGYRYYDKSEQGVKSRFFGLLDAEPNLKSVPAAIRRRLPRYARLALAAAREAMGMAFGEQSPEDYYDLLDCGTIIGSGWAGQDETHDNYEGYLETGLGTPFGCFLSMPNAGTAACSLYWGLRGYQNSPIAACATGTIAIGDAFEIIRSGRAAMMLAGAGESLRSDAAIWNIDILGALAREQDDVTKASCPFSLDRNGFVLSEGAAVLCLEEREGAIARGANILGEIKGYGNYSDAFDFTAPAEDKVARVKTIRHALQQAGLSADDIDYVNLHGTSTQLNDLNETQSIKLAFGDAAYSTPLSSTKSYSGHLIAAAGSFESIICLQALKHQIMPATCNLKNADPECDLDYISEGHRPKALRNTLNLSFGFGGANAALVIGLD